CCCTTCCCCGCTCCGTAgcacccccccaacacacacacacactctgaactcctttctccttccctctttctagTCTCTATCCTTCAAACCCTCTGCCCACACCCTCACTGCGCCCACCCCAATCTTCTAAGTGTTGGATTGACTTGGCACAGATTAGAGAAAAGTAAGGGTTGGGCCAATCGCACATTTGGATCCAGGTTAATTTTAGTCCCTGGGCTttacctcttttctttcctcctctcgcTTAACTCAGCAGGCACCAGCAGAGCCTGGCTGGTGAATTTAAATAGACCCCCCGACCTTTCCACAGAGGTGTCCAGTTTCAGGGCTTCCTTTGGAAAGTgctggagcagagggaggaggggcgGCCGAGAGGGAGGTGGAGCAGTAGAGAATGCTAGAGGGAGGGGAGTGTGGAGGCCAGGGCTCTGCCCCAGGCTGCGCTGGCTGTAACCCAAATCCTTCTGCCTTGCAGGTCAACACTGGACATATGAGGGTGAGAGCAGATCTCGAGGCCTCCCGACACTCCTTTCACGCGGGAACCTCCTCACCTGGCAGGAAGACATGCTGTGCGGGTGGGGAGGAGTCTTCCTTTAGCTTCTCAACCCAGCTCCTCCCTTCTGGATGTCCCACTGCGTTGAGTTTCACGTATTTGGCTCTCAGATCCGGCTCTAATCATCAAATCCTACACCTCCTGATTTGGCAGAAAAGCTAGTTAAGTCCTCAGTAAATCGTGTAGGagtgagggagctggggtggAAAGGAAGCTGGGTGGGGGGAAAGCTTAGCTGCCAGGTCTCCTTCTGGCTGTCTCTATCTTAATCCATCATACCCCTAACCTGCATCTGAAATTGGGACAGAGCTGGAGGTCAGGGGTGACGAAGAGGATGGCGGGATAGTTTGTGACACTGGGGAGGTACAGTTCAATTCCTATGAACTACCGATTAATGACATAACTGAACTCCAGAGTCCATGACAAAAGGTCAGTGTGACAGCAAGAAGTGAATGATGAAAAGTCAGGATATCTGAATCCCAAGTCCACGTGATAGGGAGCCTCCAGCAggacggttttttttttttttttttgagacagagtctcgtgctgtcgcccaggctggagtgcagtggtgcaatctgggctcactgcaaatccatctcccaggtttaagtgagcctcctgcctcagcctctcgagtagctgggattacaggtgcgcaccaccacatctggctaatttttgtgtttttagtagagacggggtttgaccatgttggccaggctggtctcgaactcctgacctcaagagatccacctgcttcagcctccccaagagctgctattccaggtgtgagccactgtgcctcgcctCTCTAGGATCattttatttctcccatttttctaCTCCTACTCTCTAATCCCATCTCTTAGGATATTCAGGTTTTCTATGTATCTCTCTCCTCATTCAGCTTTCTTGTCCTCAAAATATAGGTAAGTAAAAGAGCTACCATTCCGCATTCATCAGGATAGAGAAGGGGAACCGGAGCATGATACTCAACAGGATTCCTACCTCACCCATCCTTGTACAACCGGGGTCTTAATCTGGGTGGAGGGAAGTCCATTTCTACCTCCACCCAGATGTATGGTTTGGTTAGGGGACAGGGTCAAAGGGATGGGGGCGGTGTTGAAGGGTGCCTGGAGTTGGAGGACAGGACTAATGTCTTCGGTAACCCCCCAGGCCCACATGGTCAGGACCATTGGCCAGCCTCTTACCCTGAGTGTGGAAACAATGCCCAGTCGCCCATCGATATCCAGACCGACAGGGTGACATTTGACCCTGAGTTGCCTGCCCTGCAGCCCCACGGATATGACCAGCCTGGCACCGAGCCTTTGGACCTGCACAACAATGGCCACACAGGTAAAAGCGTGGCCTCCAAGAAGTTGTAGGCTGCAGCTCAGCTTTTAGGAGTCAGATCCTCTTGTGGTACATGAGGGTGATGATGGGGTGTTCGTGAGCATGCGTAAACTGTGCCACCCTCAATCCTTGTTACGATGTCAGCACATTACCCATCTGCtatgaataaataatttcaggAGCATTCTCCTAACCTGCGAATTCTCAAAAAGCTTTGTCCATGAATTTGGAAATATGAGAATGCGGATCAGGCTCCTGTAGCCAAGGCAGAAACCAAAATGTTTCTAGTCAAGCTCGATAGGTAGGTTAGTGTCATCGCACTGATTTGATCTTCactgagaaaaaggaagatatgCTAGAAGAGCACTCGTCTATGGGAGGAACTGGGTGCTACTTGGGGAGGAAACCGGAAGAGAGCCAAGTCTCTCAAGACGTGGTGATAACTCAGGAGTGGGAATGTATCTGCATTCCTCCACCAATCCTAGCTTGCTCTTTTCTTCACAGTGCAACTCTCTCTGCCCTCTACCCTGTATCTGGGTGGACTTCCTCGAAAATATGTAGCTGCCCAACTCCACCTGCACTGGGGTCAGAAAGGATCCCCAGGGGGGTCAGAACACCAGATCAATGGTGAAGCCACAGTTGCGGAGGTACCAGGGAACAAATAGCTGGGATTCGGGCAAAGTACCAGGGATGGTTGGTCCTGGGAAAAGAATCTGGACCTTGGGAAAAGTCATACTGGAGGGATAAGGCCAACCTTTGTGGGACAGACTTAGTGCATggcagggacagcagggggaTGGTGATGGCTAGGATCAAGGCCTTGAAGTGGGTGGGGACATTCCATAGTTcaatttcctcttccttccttcagctCCACGTTGTACATTATGACTCTGAGTCCTATGACAGCTTGAGTGAGGCTGCTCTGAGGCCTCAGGGCCTGGCTGTCTTGGGCATCCTAATCGAGGTCAGTAGCTCCCAGTCCCTTCCAGGTTTCTCTCCAGTTCCTCT
The DNA window shown above is from Callithrix jacchus isolate 240 chromosome 18, calJac240_pri, whole genome shotgun sequence and carries:
- the CA14 gene encoding carbonic anhydrase 14 isoform X3 is translated as MYGLVRGQGQRDGGGVEGCLELEDRTNVFGNPPGPHGQDHWPASYPECGNNAQSPIDIQTDRVTFDPELPALQPHGYDQPGTEPLDLHNNGHTVQLSLPSTLYLGGLPRKYVAAQLHLHWGQKGSPGGSEHQINGEATVAELHVVHYDSESYDSLSEAALRPQGLAVLGILIEVGETKNIAYEHILSHLHEIRHKDQKTSVPPFNLRELLPPQLGQYFRYNGSLTTPPCYQSVLWTVFYRRSQISTEQLEKLQETLFSTEEEPSEPLVQNYRAPQPLNQRMVFASFIQEGPLYTTGRRGWKIERVWSSPQREPPLRHKFPLRYRGCG
- the CA14 gene encoding carbonic anhydrase 14 isoform X1 — protein: MYGLVRGQGQRDGGGVEGCLELEDRTNVFGNPPGPHGQDHWPASYPECGNNAQSPIDIQTDRVTFDPELPALQPHGYDQPGTEPLDLHNNGHTVQLSLPSTLYLGGLPRKYVAAQLHLHWGQKGSPGGSEHQINGEATVAELHVVHYDSESYDSLSEAALRPQGLAVLGILIEVGETKNIAYEHILSHLHEIRHKDQKTSVPPFNLRELLPPQLGQYFRYNGSLTTPPCYQSVLWTVFYRRSQISTEQLEKLQETLFSTEEEPSEPLVQNYRAPQPLNQRMVFASFIQEGPLYTTGEMLSLGVGILVGCLCLLLAAYFIARKIRKKRLENRKSVVFTSARATTEA